In the genome of Polaribacter atrinae, one region contains:
- a CDS encoding carboxymuconolactone decarboxylase family protein, translating to MSTFNVPTKNEVSANNQAIFTQLEKGLGFVPNLYAAFAHSETALGNFLAIGNGKTSFSAKEKEVINLAVSQVNECVYCLSAHTAIGKMNGFTEPQILELRAGEASFDAKLDALAKFSRSVSLNRGAATTEAVENLYAAGYTKGNLADAIILIGEITITNYFHKTTDVAVDFPVAQTLEVATV from the coding sequence ATGAGCACATTTAACGTACCAACAAAAAACGAAGTATCAGCAAATAACCAAGCAATCTTTACTCAATTAGAAAAAGGATTAGGTTTTGTACCAAATTTATACGCAGCATTTGCACACAGTGAAACTGCATTAGGTAACTTTTTAGCAATAGGAAACGGAAAAACTAGTTTTTCTGCAAAAGAAAAAGAAGTAATAAACTTAGCCGTAAGTCAAGTAAACGAATGTGTTTATTGTTTATCTGCACACACAGCAATTGGTAAAATGAATGGTTTTACAGAGCCTCAAATTTTAGAATTAAGAGCTGGTGAAGCTTCTTTTGACGCAAAATTAGATGCTTTAGCAAAATTTTCTAGAAGTGTATCTCTAAACAGAGGAGCTGCAACAACAGAAGCAGTAGAAAACTTATACGCAGCAGGATATACAAAAGGAAACTTGGCAGATGCAATTATCTTAATAGGAGAAATTACCATTACCAACTACTTTCACAAAACAACAGATGTTGCCGTAGATTTCCCAGTAGCACAAACATTAGAAGTAGCAACAGTTTAA
- a CDS encoding MbnP family protein, whose protein sequence is MKNLNKYLLLSIISLSIISCSEDSIPVANDVTLAFNNTFGETTIVLGASTSADATVNTSTEGQVHHFEELKYVISNIRLINSEGIEFPYNTQNLDEGATVVNQAKTATLQYVLNDIPTADYTQIKFGLGVKTDLNTLNEESFPNFYAEAGANDTQMHWEWGTGYRFTKVEGFYGADNAELSIHTGSTLDEDPNGGEEYVQGVNAYRDITLDLTTNAKVGSSSPKITIKADFNALLSGATNTIVLSSSNAIPSTHHAGNMVLIVDNIGGNGDTDIKGMFSIESVEN, encoded by the coding sequence ATGAAAAATTTAAACAAGTATCTTTTATTATCAATCATATCATTATCAATTATTTCTTGTAGTGAAGATAGTATCCCTGTTGCTAACGATGTAACATTAGCATTTAACAATACCTTTGGAGAAACAACAATTGTTTTAGGAGCATCAACATCTGCAGACGCAACCGTAAACACTTCTACAGAAGGACAAGTACATCATTTTGAAGAATTAAAATATGTAATTAGTAACATTCGTCTTATAAACTCAGAAGGAATAGAATTTCCTTACAATACACAAAACTTAGATGAAGGAGCAACAGTTGTAAATCAAGCAAAAACAGCAACATTACAATATGTTTTAAACGATATTCCTACAGCAGATTACACACAAATAAAATTCGGATTAGGAGTAAAAACAGATTTAAACACTTTAAACGAAGAAAGTTTCCCTAATTTTTATGCAGAAGCAGGTGCCAATGACACACAAATGCACTGGGAATGGGGAACCGGATACCGTTTTACAAAAGTAGAAGGTTTTTACGGAGCTGATAATGCAGAATTGTCTATCCACACAGGTAGTACGCTAGATGAAGATCCTAATGGAGGTGAAGAATATGTACAAGGTGTTAATGCCTATAGAGATATTACATTAGACTTAACTACAAACGCAAAGGTTGGTTCTAGCTCTCCTAAAATTACTATTAAGGCAGACTTTAATGCTTTATTAAGTGGCGCTACAAATACAATTGTATTAAGCTCTAGCAATGCAATACCAAGCACACATCATGCTGGTAACATGGTATTAATAGTTGACAATATTGGAGGTAATGGAGACACAGATATTAAAGGAATGTTTTCTATTGAAAGTGTAGAAAATTAA
- a CDS encoding plastocyanin/azurin family copper-binding protein has product MKKVIAILVVVLGFAFSTNAQDKMDKAAVKTVSLEQTKGEFTQKQLTLSEGTYIFEVANNNVGHNVGFVLAPKADAKAHIKNAYVTAQVKNNTKETSKEVTLTKGEYVYFCPLNPTPQYTLIVE; this is encoded by the coding sequence ATGAAAAAAGTAATCGCAATTTTAGTAGTAGTTTTAGGTTTCGCATTTAGTACAAATGCACAAGATAAAATGGATAAAGCAGCTGTAAAAACAGTTTCTTTAGAACAAACAAAAGGTGAGTTTACTCAGAAACAACTTACATTATCTGAAGGAACTTATATTTTTGAAGTAGCAAACAACAATGTTGGTCATAATGTAGGTTTTGTTTTAGCTCCTAAAGCAGATGCAAAAGCGCACATTAAAAACGCATATGTTACTGCACAAGTAAAAAACAATACTAAAGAAACTTCTAAAGAAGTAACGCTTACAAAAGGAGAATATGTTTATTTCTGTCCTTTAAACCCAACACCACAATATACGTTAATCGTAGAATAG
- a CDS encoding sugar kinase: MRISPSGNKKFIQSNQVEFYFGGTELNVGISVANFGADVKHISCVSDDFIGDTAISFLRKFDVSTSAIVRSSRPLGVYFLEVGAVMRPSSISYNRSHSSFSEIQPEMVNWEKSLKKGKWFHWTGITPALCKGGYETLKEGLILAQKKGMGISADPTYRSGLWKWGGIPKEVLSELVNYSTVFIGGVNEINELLETNYSYSNEDFIEASNQLMEKYPTIEKVFDKIRTSINSSWHKIRARMWNGKEFKETQDLDITHIVDRIGTGDAFAAGIIHGLQKFDDFKTMQFGSAACAIKHTYLGDINYANEKEVMSILEGNTTGRLQ, translated from the coding sequence ATGCGAATTTCGCCGTCAGGAAACAAAAAATTTATTCAATCTAACCAAGTAGAATTTTACTTTGGTGGTACAGAATTAAATGTAGGTATTTCTGTAGCAAATTTTGGAGCAGACGTAAAACATATTTCATGTGTTTCTGATGATTTTATAGGAGATACAGCAATTTCTTTTCTAAGAAAATTTGACGTTAGTACTTCTGCAATTGTTCGTTCTAGCAGACCTTTAGGGGTTTATTTTTTAGAAGTTGGTGCAGTTATGAGACCAAGTTCTATTTCTTACAATAGGTCTCATTCTTCTTTTTCTGAAATTCAACCAGAAATGGTAAACTGGGAAAAATCTTTAAAAAAAGGAAAATGGTTTCATTGGACAGGGATTACGCCTGCACTTTGTAAAGGTGGTTATGAAACTTTAAAAGAGGGATTAATTCTTGCCCAAAAAAAAGGTATGGGAATTTCTGCAGATCCAACGTATAGAAGTGGTTTATGGAAATGGGGAGGAATTCCGAAAGAAGTTTTATCAGAATTAGTGAACTATTCTACCGTTTTTATTGGAGGTGTAAATGAGATAAATGAACTTTTAGAGACCAATTATTCTTATTCGAATGAAGATTTTATTGAAGCCAGTAATCAATTAATGGAGAAATATCCTACCATAGAAAAAGTGTTCGATAAAATAAGAACTTCTATCAATTCTTCTTGGCATAAAATTAGAGCAAGAATGTGGAATGGTAAAGAATTTAAAGAAACCCAAGATCTAGACATCACACATATTGTAGACAGAATTGGTACTGGTGATGCTTTTGCTGCTGGAATAATTCATGGTTTACAAAAATTTGATGACTTTAAAACGATGCAATTTGGTAGTGCAGCTTGTGCTATTAAACACACCTATTTAGGCGATATTAATTACGCAAACGAAAAAGAAGTAATGAGTATTCTAGAAGGTAATACCACAGGTAGATTGCAGTGA
- a CDS encoding addiction module antidote protein codes for MGVSKFEIADYLDSKEMIAEYLNTVLEEGNNADIINAIGHIAKAIGMTKIAEETGLSRPSLYKALSDGAKPQFATIMKVLKAIGGQIQINPASV; via the coding sequence ATGGGAGTTTCAAAGTTTGAAATAGCGGATTATTTGGATAGTAAAGAAATGATTGCTGAATATCTAAACACAGTTTTAGAAGAAGGTAATAATGCTGATATAATTAATGCCATCGGACATATTGCTAAAGCTATTGGTATGACAAAAATTGCGGAAGAAACAGGTTTAAGTAGACCAAGTTTATACAAAGCATTATCAGATGGAGCAAAGCCTCAGTTTGCAACAATTATGAAAGTATTAAAAGCAATCGGAGGACAAATTCAAATAAATCCGGCATCTGTTTAA
- a CDS encoding helix-turn-helix domain-containing protein produces MAVQDIVKYSFKETFSVSTVQFEKACTIDHSVQQNAYSIYWIQEGSGTYNIDFESYTFNDNVLFFLSPGQVFTVDSEQIKTAYKLTFVRDFYCVQTHDTEVACNGILFNNIYETPFVQPCEKDTKKLNVILESLIEEFQQNETAQYDMLQSYLKQFIISSVRVKKENHLIKEDTETRLFKDFSLLVEQNFKTMHSVTDYANRLGLSPKSISKHFQKLGAKTPSDFIKNRILLEAKRQLIYTDKTVKEIAFELGFNDPAYFTRFFTKTILKSPLQFKKEY; encoded by the coding sequence ATGGCAGTTCAAGACATTGTAAAATATTCCTTTAAAGAAACCTTCTCTGTAAGTACCGTTCAATTCGAAAAAGCTTGTACCATAGATCATTCTGTGCAACAAAACGCCTATTCTATTTATTGGATTCAAGAAGGAAGCGGCACCTACAATATCGATTTTGAAAGCTATACGTTTAATGATAATGTGTTGTTCTTTTTATCACCCGGACAAGTATTTACAGTAGATTCCGAACAAATAAAAACAGCCTACAAACTTACTTTTGTAAGAGACTTTTATTGCGTACAAACCCACGATACAGAAGTAGCTTGCAACGGAATTCTATTCAACAATATATATGAAACGCCGTTTGTACAACCTTGCGAAAAAGACACCAAAAAACTCAACGTTATTTTAGAGAGTCTTATAGAAGAGTTTCAACAAAACGAAACCGCACAGTACGATATGTTGCAATCTTATTTAAAGCAATTTATCATTTCTTCGGTTCGTGTAAAAAAGGAAAACCACCTAATTAAAGAAGACACCGAAACCCGTCTTTTTAAAGATTTTAGTTTGTTAGTAGAGCAGAATTTTAAAACCATGCACTCGGTAACAGACTACGCAAACAGATTAGGACTTTCGCCAAAATCTATTAGTAAACATTTTCAGAAATTGGGTGCAAAAACGCCGTCAGACTTTATTAAAAACCGCATTTTGTTAGAAGCAAAACGTCAGTTAATTTACACCGACAAAACGGTAAAAGAAATTGCCTTTGAGCTTGGTTTTAACGATCCCGCTTATTTTACACGCTTTTTTACCAAAACCATTTTAAAATCTCCTTTGCAATTTAAAAAAGAATATTAA
- the ppk2 gene encoding polyphosphate kinase 2 yields MDKETTSNSKKKKFNYDQELKILHTELVHMQEWVKNQGLKVVILFEGRDASGKGGTIKRFTEPLNPRICKVVALGVPTEKEKSQWYFQRYVQYLPAAGEIVLFDRSWYNRAGVEKVMGFCTDDEYDEFLRSCPEFERMLVRSGIIVLKYWFSVSDEEQERRFKNRISNPLKRWKFSPMDLQSRSRWLEYSKAKDQMFAHTDTKQVPWFVVDSENKKKARLNCISHVLSKIPYEHMDIQPIELPSLPDGKSYVRPPMDYQTFVPEKF; encoded by the coding sequence ATGGATAAAGAAACGACTTCAAATAGTAAGAAAAAGAAATTTAATTACGATCAAGAATTAAAAATATTGCACACAGAGTTGGTGCATATGCAAGAATGGGTTAAAAACCAAGGATTAAAAGTGGTCATTCTTTTTGAAGGAAGAGACGCTTCTGGAAAAGGAGGAACCATTAAACGATTTACAGAGCCTTTAAATCCTAGAATTTGTAAAGTGGTTGCATTGGGCGTACCTACAGAAAAAGAAAAATCGCAATGGTATTTTCAGCGTTACGTGCAATATTTACCTGCAGCAGGAGAAATTGTGTTGTTTGATAGAAGTTGGTACAATAGGGCAGGCGTAGAAAAAGTAATGGGCTTTTGTACCGATGATGAATATGATGAGTTTTTACGTTCTTGTCCAGAGTTTGAACGCATGTTGGTAAGATCTGGAATTATTGTTTTAAAATACTGGTTCTCAGTAAGTGACGAGGAACAAGAAAGACGTTTTAAAAATCGTATTTCGAACCCTTTAAAACGATGGAAATTTAGTCCTATGGATTTACAATCTCGTTCTCGTTGGTTAGAATATTCGAAGGCAAAAGATCAAATGTTTGCACATACAGATACCAAGCAAGTGCCTTGGTTTGTAGTAGATTCAGAAAATAAAAAGAAAGCCAGATTAAACTGTATCAGCCATGTGTTAAGTAAGATTCCGTATGAACATATGGATATTCAACCAATTGAACTTCCTTCATTACCAGATGGTAAATCTTATGTAAGACCACCTATGGATTATCAAACTTTTGTGCCAGAAAAATTTTAA
- a CDS encoding alpha/beta fold hydrolase, translating into MLNYYSYPHTTSKEWVTFVHGAGGSSSIWFKQVRDFRRHFNVLILDLRGHGDSKPTLKDTFKAKYTFDSITADIVEVIDHLKIEKSHFIGISLGTILIRNLAEKRPEMVKSMIMGGAIIKMNFRSQVLMKVGNIFKSVVPYMLLYKLFAFIIMPKKNHKNSRLLFVNEAKKLYQREFLRWFKLTSEINPLLRFFRTKDIKIPTLYVMGAEDHLFLPSIKNIVAKHVTSSLFVIENCGHVVNVEQPEMFNNQTIRFITSL; encoded by the coding sequence TTGCTAAACTACTATTCATATCCACATACAACCTCTAAAGAATGGGTAACCTTTGTTCATGGAGCAGGAGGCAGCAGCTCTATCTGGTTTAAACAAGTAAGAGATTTTAGAAGACATTTTAATGTTTTAATTTTAGATTTACGTGGGCATGGAGATAGCAAACCAACATTAAAAGATACTTTTAAAGCTAAATATACTTTCGACTCTATTACGGCAGATATTGTTGAAGTGATTGATCATTTAAAAATTGAAAAATCTCATTTTATTGGTATTTCTTTAGGTACTATTCTTATTAGAAATCTTGCAGAAAAAAGACCAGAAATGGTAAAAAGCATGATTATGGGTGGTGCTATTATAAAAATGAATTTCCGCTCTCAAGTTTTAATGAAAGTTGGTAATATTTTTAAATCTGTAGTACCTTATATGTTACTTTACAAACTTTTTGCATTTATTATAATGCCAAAGAAAAATCATAAAAACTCTAGATTGTTATTTGTTAATGAAGCCAAGAAATTATATCAAAGAGAATTTTTACGCTGGTTTAAATTAACCTCAGAAATTAACCCACTTTTACGTTTTTTTAGAACAAAAGATATTAAAATACCTACGCTATATGTTATGGGTGCAGAAGATCATTTGTTTTTACCTTCTATAAAAAACATTGTTGCCAAACATGTAACTTCATCACTTTTTGTTATAGAAAATTGTGGTCATGTTGTAAATGTAGAGCAACCAGAAATGTTTAACAACCAAACAATTCGTTTTATTACATCTTTATAG
- a CDS encoding cytochrome-c peroxidase, whose product MKKLILSFLIIQLISSCTKEDVYEPFIFYNPEIEVAIPVNFPELNNSFYTNKPTKYGVKLGEKLFFDKKLSANNTISCSSCHIQANAFSDGISEAIGIYGRVGFRNTPPVQNMAFMQFYNWDGNKQALESQPLVPIITHEEMDSSILEVISKLETEEEYLHLFYNAFGDSKITGDRIYNSIAQYEYTLISANSKYDKVKRNEGETFTENEILGYKTFQDKCATCHSTELFTDQSFRNIGFPKNPNTDEAGRARVTGKTEDISRFRVPSLRNIEYTAPYGSFGQFATLKEVLDYLDNGVLEADNLDSVLKENNNQIPITEEEKDNLILFLKTLSDTDFIGQ is encoded by the coding sequence ATGAAAAAGTTAATACTGAGTTTTTTAATCATACAGCTAATTTCATCTTGTACTAAAGAAGATGTTTATGAGCCTTTTATTTTTTACAACCCAGAAATAGAAGTAGCTATCCCTGTAAATTTCCCAGAATTAAACAATTCGTTTTACACCAATAAACCTACAAAATACGGCGTTAAATTAGGCGAAAAGCTGTTTTTTGATAAAAAACTAAGTGCAAACAATACCATTTCTTGTTCTAGTTGCCACATTCAAGCAAATGCTTTTTCAGATGGCATATCAGAAGCCATCGGTATTTACGGAAGAGTTGGTTTTAGAAATACGCCACCAGTGCAAAACATGGCATTTATGCAATTTTATAATTGGGACGGAAATAAACAAGCTTTAGAAAGTCAGCCTTTAGTTCCTATTATTACACACGAAGAAATGGATTCTTCTATTTTAGAAGTCATTAGCAAACTTGAAACCGAAGAAGAATACCTTCATCTTTTTTACAATGCTTTTGGTGATTCTAAAATAACTGGAGATCGAATTTACAATAGCATTGCGCAATATGAATACACATTAATTTCTGCGAATAGCAAGTACGATAAAGTAAAAAGAAATGAAGGAGAAACCTTTACAGAAAACGAAATTTTAGGATATAAAACCTTTCAAGATAAATGTGCTACTTGCCATAGTACAGAGTTGTTTACAGACCAAAGTTTTAGAAATATAGGCTTCCCTAAAAACCCTAATACAGATGAAGCTGGACGAGCTAGAGTTACAGGGAAAACAGAAGACATTTCTCGTTTTAGAGTGCCTTCTTTAAGAAATATAGAGTACACTGCTCCTTACGGAAGTTTTGGGCAATTTGCTACCTTAAAAGAAGTCTTAGATTATTTAGACAACGGAGTTTTAGAAGCAGATAATTTAGACTCTGTTTTAAAAGAGAATAACAATCAAATTCCTATTACCGAAGAAGAGAAAGACAACCTTATTTTATTTCTAAAAACATTAAGTGACACTGATTTTATTGGGCAATAG
- the trxA gene encoding thioredoxin — MEIQLEQTDFNKVIENNSNVLLDFYAEWCGPCQTLLPTINKLADELQDNITIKKVNVDEYPEVAAKFNIRNIPTLIFFKNGVPADRHTGLITESSLRSKIDNLK, encoded by the coding sequence ATGGAAATTCAATTAGAACAAACAGACTTTAATAAGGTTATAGAAAACAACAGTAATGTATTATTAGATTTTTACGCAGAGTGGTGTGGACCTTGTCAAACATTATTGCCAACCATCAACAAATTAGCAGACGAGTTACAGGACAACATTACTATTAAAAAAGTAAATGTTGATGAATACCCAGAAGTAGCAGCAAAGTTTAATATTAGAAATATACCAACATTAATTTTCTTTAAAAACGGAGTACCTGCAGACAGACATACAGGTTTAATTACAGAAAGTAGTTTAAGAAGTAAAATAGACAACTTAAAATAA
- a CDS encoding TonB-dependent receptor plug domain-containing protein, producing the protein MKKITIVLLLLTTFVNAQTVPKKRDSLGGVLDEVVIIAAKKKKIETDMKMAVSVDEFLASSDNISFIKRGAYAWEPLLNNMSTERSLVTIDGMHVFGACTDKMDPVTSYVESNNLSDIDIKSGQSGSLHGATVAGSIDLKRKSTAFGFSKKWSGAYQTGFEFNNSQFFNLANASYSDDKLVVDGSISNRKAENYSDGNNDEVNHSQFEKLNASLGVAYKTSDLSSVRVDAIFDRAKNVGFPALPMDLSLSRALITSVAYKQFFEKGIVKVWDTKVYFNAVEHYMDDTTRPENLVHMDMPGWSTTYGLISKVNLQKDNLSSEVQLNAYTNLSIAEMRMYPQDRSERTMFAYSWPWVTTTYAGLSMNNLWDISDTSQLSFGGSLGFNYNYSKYVEFNWIFHPGTPQEKTRFLPSLNASYHLNVGDFDFSVGGGYGHRAPSVSEGYGYYIYNSFDRYDYIGNPDLKNEISYETNASAGFKNEKLSVQAKVNYFYIKNYIIGRILSLGSPMNYQSVGVKGYTSLDYATLFNFSLNTKYNILQNLHWKGTLTYARGLNDSKNNLPFIRPLSYQSSLHFSHKKFSFLTSLNGDFTQRNYSPEFGEDETPSYKNWNVSADYTFYINNYKTVFQVGAENLFNEYYSTYADWGNIPRMGRNVFTSLKINF; encoded by the coding sequence ATGAAAAAAATAACCATAGTATTGCTCTTATTAACAACATTTGTAAACGCGCAAACGGTACCAAAAAAAAGAGATAGTTTAGGAGGAGTTTTGGACGAAGTTGTAATTATTGCTGCCAAAAAGAAGAAAATAGAAACAGATATGAAAATGGCTGTTTCTGTTGATGAATTTCTGGCATCTTCAGACAACATCAGTTTTATTAAACGTGGTGCGTATGCTTGGGAACCTCTGCTAAATAACATGAGCACAGAGCGTTCTTTAGTTACCATAGATGGTATGCACGTTTTTGGAGCTTGTACCGATAAAATGGATCCGGTAACTTCTTATGTAGAAAGTAATAACTTATCTGATATTGATATAAAATCCGGACAATCAGGAAGCTTACATGGCGCCACTGTAGCGGGTAGTATCGATCTAAAAAGAAAAAGTACCGCATTCGGATTTTCAAAAAAATGGAGCGGAGCCTATCAAACTGGTTTTGAGTTTAACAATAGTCAGTTTTTTAACCTTGCTAATGCTTCTTATTCCGATGATAAATTGGTGGTTGATGGAAGTATTTCTAACAGAAAAGCAGAAAACTATAGCGATGGTAATAACGATGAAGTAAACCATTCTCAATTCGAAAAATTGAATGCCTCTTTAGGAGTTGCCTACAAAACGAGTGATTTATCCTCTGTAAGAGTGGATGCAATTTTTGATAGAGCTAAAAACGTTGGTTTCCCTGCATTACCTATGGATTTATCATTGTCTAGAGCTTTAATTACGTCTGTTGCCTACAAACAATTTTTCGAAAAAGGAATTGTAAAAGTTTGGGATACCAAAGTTTATTTTAATGCTGTAGAGCATTATATGGATGATACTACGCGTCCGGAAAACTTGGTGCATATGGACATGCCAGGTTGGAGCACCACCTATGGTTTGATTTCTAAAGTGAATCTTCAAAAAGACAATTTATCGTCAGAAGTGCAATTGAATGCTTACACTAATTTATCTATTGCAGAAATGCGAATGTATCCGCAAGACAGAAGCGAACGAACCATGTTTGCCTATAGTTGGCCTTGGGTTACTACTACCTATGCAGGACTTTCAATGAATAATTTATGGGATATTTCTGATACAAGTCAGTTAAGTTTTGGAGGATCTTTAGGGTTTAATTACAATTATTCTAAATATGTAGAATTCAATTGGATTTTTCATCCTGGAACACCACAAGAAAAAACAAGATTTTTACCAAGTTTAAATGCAAGTTATCATTTAAATGTAGGTGATTTCGATTTTTCTGTTGGTGGTGGTTACGGGCATAGAGCGCCTTCTGTTTCCGAAGGATATGGATATTATATTTATAACAGTTTCGATAGATATGATTACATCGGAAATCCGGATTTAAAAAATGAAATTTCTTATGAAACCAATGCAAGTGCTGGGTTTAAAAATGAAAAACTGAGTGTACAAGCCAAAGTGAATTACTTCTATATTAAAAATTACATTATAGGAAGAATTTTAAGTTTAGGAAGCCCAATGAACTATCAATCTGTTGGTGTAAAGGGATATACCTCTTTAGATTATGCCACATTGTTCAATTTCTCATTAAATACCAAGTATAATATATTACAAAATTTGCACTGGAAAGGAACCTTAACTTACGCGAGAGGTTTAAATGATAGTAAAAATAACTTACCATTTATCCGTCCGTTGAGCTACCAAAGTTCTTTACATTTTTCTCATAAAAAATTCAGCTTTTTAACATCACTAAATGGCGACTTTACGCAGCGTAATTATAGTCCAGAATTTGGAGAGGACGAAACACCATCATATAAAAATTGGAATGTTTCTGCAGATTATACTTTTTACATTAATAATTACAAAACGGTTTTTCAAGTAGGTGCAGAAAACCTGTTTAATGAATATTACAGCACCTACGCAGATTGGGGAAATATCCCAAGAATGGGACGTAATGTCTTTACGTCTTTAAAAATAAATTTTTAA
- a CDS encoding type II toxin-antitoxin system RelE/ParE family toxin, which yields MFFIQKTIEFDKWLRKLKDFKAKSKILFRIQKLETDEHFGDCKTVGDGIREMRINFAKGYRVYFKEKDEKIIVLLIGGDKSTQQADIAKAKEIWGKLNK from the coding sequence ATGTTCTTTATTCAGAAAACAATAGAATTTGACAAATGGCTTAGAAAATTAAAAGATTTTAAGGCTAAGTCTAAAATCTTGTTTAGAATTCAAAAATTAGAAACTGACGAACATTTTGGTGACTGTAAAACTGTTGGAGATGGGATTCGGGAAATGCGTATAAACTTTGCTAAAGGTTATCGTGTTTATTTTAAAGAAAAGGACGAAAAAATAATTGTTCTTCTTATTGGAGGAGATAAATCTACTCAACAAGCAGATATTGCGAAAGCCAAAGAGATTTGGGGAAAATTAAATAAATAG